In Microbacterium lushaniae, the following are encoded in one genomic region:
- a CDS encoding YihY/virulence factor BrkB family protein, with amino-acid sequence MSSSVLSRLTAWALARRPVRAFLLYSRHRGPMLADSVTYRTLFALFAGVLLGFSVAALWLAGNREAWNALVDALDAAIPGLVGVIDLDEVVAPDGLSIAGVISAVALLGAAIGAVGSLRSALRSIAGVAVDDVLFIWVILRNLLLAIGIGLGLAAAAAATFLATAGLSVLTDWLGIAEGEPALGFVAWLVSALVVFVLDTLVVGVSFRLLSGVRARPRTLWVGAMLGGFGLTVLQQLSGLFVGGASANPLLATFASFIALLLWLNLSSQVILIAAAYIVMGVEEDEDRVSARYGAATFGQFRVRRAEKEVQAVSAELRAAREAEEKERENA; translated from the coding sequence ATGTCGAGTTCGGTGCTCTCCCGCCTGACCGCCTGGGCGCTGGCCCGCCGTCCGGTGCGTGCGTTCCTGTTGTACAGCCGCCACCGCGGCCCGATGCTGGCCGATTCGGTGACGTACCGCACCCTGTTCGCCCTGTTCGCCGGCGTCCTGCTGGGCTTCTCGGTCGCGGCGCTGTGGCTCGCGGGCAACCGGGAGGCGTGGAACGCCCTCGTCGATGCCCTCGACGCGGCGATCCCCGGCCTGGTCGGCGTCATCGATCTGGACGAGGTCGTGGCCCCGGACGGTCTGAGCATCGCCGGTGTCATCTCGGCGGTCGCTCTTCTGGGCGCCGCGATCGGCGCCGTGGGATCGCTGCGCTCGGCGCTGCGGTCGATCGCCGGCGTCGCCGTCGACGACGTGCTGTTCATCTGGGTGATCCTGCGCAACCTCCTCCTGGCGATCGGGATCGGACTGGGCCTGGCCGCTGCCGCGGCGGCGACCTTCCTGGCCACCGCCGGCCTCTCGGTCCTGACCGACTGGCTCGGCATCGCCGAGGGTGAGCCGGCGCTGGGCTTCGTCGCCTGGCTGGTCTCCGCGCTCGTCGTGTTCGTCCTGGACACCCTCGTCGTCGGGGTGTCCTTCCGTCTCCTCTCCGGCGTCCGGGCGCGCCCGCGGACCCTGTGGGTCGGCGCGATGCTGGGCGGGTTCGGTCTCACGGTCCTGCAGCAGCTGTCCGGTCTGTTCGTCGGCGGCGCGTCGGCCAACCCGCTCCTGGCCACCTTCGCCTCCTTCATCGCGCTGCTGCTGTGGCTGAACCTCTCCAGCCAGGTGATCCTCATCGCCGCCGCGTACATCGTCATGGGCGTGGAGGAGGACGAGGATCGCGTGAGCGCCCGGTACGGTGCGGCCACCTTCGGCCAGTTCCGGGTCCGCCGCGCGGAGAAGGAGGTGCAAGCGGTGTCCGCCGAGCTCCGCGCGGCACGCGAGGCGGAGGAGAAGGAGCGCGAGAATGCGTGA
- a CDS encoding NAD(P)H-hydrate epimerase — MRENALNSAYSAAAVRAAEAPLLAAGEPLIRQAAAALADVVRERLAQTPGALLVLAGGGDNGGDALYAAAEIATPRQPVDIVLTSDRAHRDALASALSAGAVLRSAGEMRERAGEYTVILDGILGIGASADPRLRGVARAVVERLLPTVRGGEASVIAVDLPSGLHPDDGDADDVVLPATTTVTFGAVKAGLVRGRGPELSGEVRLVDLGLGPALARSRPEVTGPIPVVSFVGRQRA; from the coding sequence ATGCGTGAGAACGCTCTGAACTCCGCCTACAGCGCCGCCGCGGTCCGCGCCGCGGAGGCTCCGCTGCTGGCGGCGGGCGAACCGCTCATTCGGCAGGCGGCGGCCGCCCTCGCCGACGTCGTGCGCGAGCGACTCGCGCAGACGCCCGGCGCGCTTCTCGTGCTCGCCGGCGGCGGCGACAACGGCGGTGACGCCCTGTATGCCGCTGCCGAGATCGCCACGCCCCGGCAGCCCGTGGACATCGTGCTGACCTCCGACCGCGCGCACCGCGACGCCCTCGCCTCCGCGCTGTCGGCGGGCGCTGTGCTCCGCAGCGCGGGTGAGATGCGCGAGCGGGCGGGGGAGTACACGGTGATCCTCGACGGCATCCTGGGCATCGGGGCCTCGGCCGATCCGCGCCTGCGCGGAGTGGCACGCGCCGTGGTCGAGCGCCTCCTGCCGACGGTGCGCGGGGGTGAGGCGAGCGTCATCGCCGTCGACCTGCCCAGCGGACTGCACCCCGACGACGGAGACGCCGACGATGTGGTGCTGCCGGCGACGACGACGGTGACCTTCGGCGCCGTGAAGGCAGGCCTCGTCCGCGGGCGCGGGCCTGAGCTCTCCGGCGAGGTGCGGCTGGTCGACCTGGGCCTCGGCCCCGCGCTCGCGCGTTCCAGACCCGAGGTGACCGGCCCCATCCCGGTCGTGTCCTTCGTGGGGCGTCAGCGCGCGTAG